Genomic DNA from Clostridium sp. BJN0013:
TGCATTCGTGTCAACGTAATTCAAATCTCCATAGAGTTCATTTGATAAATGGTGATCTATATTTATTATGGTATAGCCTCTGTTTTCAAAATTTAACTCTGCATTTATTCTCTTTACGTCTCCACAATCTAACACTATTACACATTCAGTATCCGTGCTTACCTTAAATTTCTTGTGGTTTATATTTTCACTGCCGCATAAAAATTTAAAATCTTCTAGCATTTCTTCTTTGGAAAGTATTTCAACTTCTTTTCCAAATTTTTTTAAACCCTGAAATAATGCAAGTGAACTTCCAATGGCATCTCCATCTGGAGAAGAATGAAAAGTTATTGCAATTTTGTTGCAATGCTTTATTTTATTTATTATATCATTCATTATCATTTTTTTCATTCTCCTTTATTTTATGGAGAAGTTCATTTATATGCATACCATATTCTATAGTATTATCCATTTCTATAATTATTTCCGGGGTATTTCTGAGTTTTACTCTATGCCCTACTTCCCTCCTTATAAAACCTTCTGAATTTTTAAGTGCCTGAAATGTATCTTCTTTGGACTTATCTTCTCCATAAATACTTACAAATACTTTTGCATACTTTTGATCTTTTGTTACATCCACCTTTGTAACACTTACCATAGCACTGAGCCTTGGATCCTTTATGTCATTTCTAATTATATTGCTTATCTCTCTCTTCATCTCTTCATTTATT
This window encodes:
- the rbfA gene encoding 30S ribosome-binding factor RbfA codes for the protein MTNYRSGRINEEMKREISNIIRNDIKDPRLSAMVSVTKVDVTKDQKYAKVFVSIYGEDKSKEDTFQALKNSEGFIRREVGHRVKLRNTPEIIIEMDNTIEYGMHINELLHKIKENEKNDNE